One Chloroflexota bacterium DNA window includes the following coding sequences:
- a CDS encoding carbohydrate ABC transporter permease: MSDRSGRSNIKRVGRRTVLYIVVVGVVLVILTPVYFLVSLSFLSTREAYQYPLPLFPDFTTEFKLERGERGYLLSVYDDQSGEYETVLDTEDMEKVSTYMRTFLNTLMTPEEIQQQVDRLESNITVTGMENDAITFTHRRDLFQNYKVFFRITRDAVPALIRSLQIALLTIIISLSIGGMAGYAFARYRFKGREGLKFSVLFVRMFPAVAIAIPMIIILADMGLYDQPLGLSLVYSVGSIGLTVWITASIFMGIPVSLEEAAQVFGASRLRAFLRITLPLAFPGLAAAAMYAFLGAWNETVSAIILTQFRPTFSVVVYQTLLGSTGQVNLAAAAGMTMAVPAVIFTFFIRNYINQMWGGITV; encoded by the coding sequence ATGAGCGATCGATCAGGACGTTCTAATATAAAAAGGGTGGGCCGCAGGACAGTGCTCTATATCGTGGTAGTGGGCGTGGTCCTCGTTATATTGACACCGGTATACTTCCTGGTTAGCCTTTCCTTTTTGTCGACCCGTGAGGCCTATCAGTATCCCCTGCCACTGTTCCCCGATTTCACCACGGAATTCAAGTTGGAGCGGGGTGAAAGGGGCTATCTTCTCAGCGTCTACGATGACCAGTCAGGTGAATATGAGACCGTGCTCGACACGGAGGACATGGAGAAGGTGTCCACCTACATGCGCACTTTTCTCAACACCCTCATGACTCCTGAAGAGATCCAGCAGCAGGTTGACAGACTCGAGTCAAACATCACGGTGACAGGTATGGAGAATGATGCTATCACCTTCACCCACCGCAGGGACCTTTTCCAGAACTACAAGGTGTTTTTCAGGATTACCCGCGATGCCGTGCCCGCGCTGATTCGCAGCCTGCAGATTGCTCTTCTAACCATTATTATCTCCCTCTCTATTGGAGGTATGGCGGGATATGCCTTTGCCCGCTATCGTTTCAAGGGTCGGGAAGGCCTCAAGTTCAGCGTGCTGTTTGTTCGCATGTTCCCTGCCGTGGCGATCGCTATTCCCATGATCATTATTCTGGCGGATATGGGCCTCTATGACCAGCCGCTGGGACTGTCGCTGGTCTACTCGGTGGGTTCTATCGGCCTGACGGTCTGGATTACGGCCAGCATCTTTATGGGGATTCCGGTCTCATTGGAAGAGGCGGCTCAGGTCTTCGGTGCCAGCCGCCTGCGCGCTTTTCTGCGTATCACCCTGCCCCTGGCCTTTCCTGGCCTGGCTGCCGCGGCCATGTATGCTTTTCTTGGCGCCTGGAACGAAACGGTGTCGGCCATTATCCTTACCCAGTTCAGGCCTACCTTCTCTGTGGTCGTTTATCAGACGCTATTGGGGTCTACCGGTCAGGTCAACCTGGCCGCGGCCGCGGGCATGACGATGGCCGTCCCTGCAGTGATTTTCACATTCTTCATTCGCAACTACATCAACCAGATGTGGGGCGGGATCACGGTGTAA
- a CDS encoding DUF4332 domain-containing protein: MRKIAIIAVGAVAGWVFFQYVTQQSEKKRLLSTRDQAIRTREQMATAVDDYIEIPKTDGADVSAESQDDLTVISGIGPVFQDRLRQAGIVTYAQLAASTPDQVREAIKATGRQKTEVERWVEEAAALV, encoded by the coding sequence ATGCGCAAGATCGCCATTATTGCCGTTGGCGCCGTGGCCGGCTGGGTGTTCTTCCAGTACGTGACCCAACAATCCGAGAAGAAACGGTTGTTATCCACGCGTGATCAGGCGATTCGCACCCGGGAGCAGATGGCAACGGCCGTCGATGATTATATCGAGATTCCCAAGACCGATGGCGCTGACGTTAGCGCGGAATCTCAGGACGATCTGACGGTCATCAGCGGCATTGGCCCTGTTTTTCAAGACCGATTGCGCCAGGCCGGCATTGTTACCTATGCCCAACTGGCGGCCAGCACGCCAGATCAGGTGCGGGAGGCGATCAAAGCTACTGGCAGGCAGAAAACCGAAGTGGAGCGATGGGTCGAAGAAGCTGCGGCTTTGGTGTAG
- a CDS encoding extracellular solute-binding protein translates to MKRLSILTVLTIVGALVISACVAPPPETIEVPVVQTVLVEIEKEVKVVETVVVEVEKEVEKEVEKIIEKEIEVPSKTLVFSSRLFSPPREQEFFINEIIKPFEEEHGVTVNFQILDDNTLLDRARVQQETDHVTTDIVVAHNSRMPEWTEAGWVEDLTDQVAGWQDRTFMETFNQDTNMDGKQFFLPVGADVYLLLANNKALPYVPEGADIDNITWEQYAEWAKAIAEGEGEGKVCITGIPQKSWIYQFGGEALSFGAGFPDANSPEAMEAWKIWGDIGVAGGFIPGVLNVDSCVDPMMREEAWLTVFHNARAGQVFASNETQYTLGPAPSGPTGIGTIAGVSGYGVMKGSENYDLAVAFLEYLTRPDVQVKLAKGTGGFIPPVQEAIDFLGDDPTDEVIKKAILVLENGIASGVPAGNYQDWGAVKQCLDDLFQDTLMEGNEVTQERADAAQACIDGLLK, encoded by the coding sequence ATGAAACGCTTGAGTATTCTCACAGTACTCACAATCGTCGGGGCGCTGGTCATAAGTGCCTGCGTCGCCCCACCACCGGAGACGATCGAGGTGCCGGTCGTCCAGACCGTGCTCGTCGAAATCGAGAAGGAAGTGAAGGTCGTTGAGACCGTCGTGGTTGAGGTCGAGAAAGAGGTTGAGAAAGAGGTTGAAAAGATCATCGAGAAGGAGATCGAGGTACCCAGCAAGACTTTGGTCTTCTCCTCTCGCCTGTTCAGCCCCCCGCGCGAGCAGGAGTTCTTCATCAACGAGATTATCAAGCCGTTTGAGGAAGAACATGGCGTGACCGTCAACTTCCAGATTCTGGACGACAACACCTTGCTCGATCGCGCCCGGGTTCAGCAGGAAACCGACCATGTCACCACGGACATCGTGGTTGCCCACAACAGCCGCATGCCCGAGTGGACTGAGGCTGGCTGGGTCGAGGATCTCACCGATCAGGTCGCCGGCTGGCAAGACCGCACGTTCATGGAGACCTTCAACCAGGATACCAACATGGACGGCAAGCAGTTCTTCCTGCCCGTCGGTGCCGATGTTTATCTGCTGTTGGCCAACAACAAGGCACTGCCCTATGTGCCCGAAGGTGCTGACATCGATAACATCACCTGGGAGCAGTACGCCGAATGGGCCAAGGCCATTGCCGAAGGCGAGGGTGAAGGCAAGGTCTGCATCACCGGCATCCCCCAGAAGTCGTGGATCTATCAGTTTGGTGGCGAGGCCTTGTCCTTCGGCGCCGGTTTCCCCGATGCCAATTCCCCCGAGGCCATGGAAGCCTGGAAGATCTGGGGCGACATCGGCGTGGCCGGTGGCTTCATTCCCGGCGTGTTGAACGTGGACAGCTGTGTTGATCCAATGATGCGTGAAGAGGCCTGGTTGACGGTATTCCACAACGCCCGCGCTGGCCAGGTTTTCGCCTCCAATGAGACCCAGTATACCCTGGGCCCGGCCCCGAGTGGCCCGACCGGCATCGGTACGATTGCCGGCGTCAGCGGCTACGGGGTTATGAAAGGCTCGGAGAACTACGACCTGGCGGTCGCTTTCCTCGAGTACCTGACCCGACCCGATGTCCAGGTGAAGTTGGCCAAGGGAACCGGCGGCTTCATCCCGCCCGTTCAGGAAGCGATCGATTTCCTGGGCGACGATCCCACTGATGAGGTCATCAAAAAAGCTATCCTGGTGCTGGAGAACGGTATTGCTTCTGGCGTGCCCGCCGGCAACTACCAGGACTGGGGCGCTGTCAAGCAGTGCCTTGACGACCTGTTCCAGGACACCCTTATGGAAGGCAACGAGGTCACGCAGGAGCGCGCCGATGCAGCTCAAGCGTGCATCGACGGCCTGCTGAAATAA
- a CDS encoding LacI family DNA-binding transcriptional regulator has translation MPPRLKDIAAELGLSVTTVSRALAGYDDVSERTRQRVRGVAETMGYVPDITAQRLRQQRTNVIGFILPTLGPRFSDPFFSELLAGIGDEAGRRGYDLLISTAAPGPAEIDLYRRKVLSRRADGIIVVRIRREDARIKFLLEHDMPFVAFGHTEKDLGFPWVDVDGAKGVAMAVEHLVNLGHSDIAYFGAPSSLMFGYLRLRAFRQALENYGLVASDEWLLTGDLTQRSGHQLGQHVLDMPRRPTAIIAANDLMALGAMAAAQQRGLQVGSDLSIVGFDDIPPAEHAHPSLTTVHQPIYQIATRITAMLIQILNGEDLEERQVLLAPKFVIRQSTGSMVPAFA, from the coding sequence ATGCCGCCTCGTCTCAAGGATATTGCCGCCGAACTTGGGCTTTCCGTTACTACCGTCTCCCGTGCGCTCGCTGGCTACGATGACGTCTCCGAACGGACTCGTCAGCGGGTGCGGGGCGTTGCCGAAACGATGGGTTATGTGCCTGACATAACCGCGCAACGCCTGCGGCAGCAGCGCACCAACGTCATCGGCTTCATCCTTCCCACCCTTGGTCCCCGGTTCTCTGATCCCTTTTTCAGCGAATTATTAGCCGGCATTGGCGATGAGGCGGGTCGTCGCGGTTATGATCTGTTGATCTCGACGGCAGCTCCCGGTCCAGCCGAGATCGACCTCTACCGCCGTAAGGTGTTGAGCCGTCGCGCCGATGGCATCATTGTGGTGCGCATCAGGCGCGAGGATGCCCGTATCAAATTCCTGCTTGAGCACGATATGCCCTTTGTGGCCTTCGGGCATACAGAAAAAGACCTGGGATTTCCCTGGGTAGATGTCGACGGAGCCAAAGGTGTTGCGATGGCTGTTGAGCACCTGGTCAATCTTGGCCATAGCGATATCGCCTATTTTGGGGCTCCCTCCAGTCTGATGTTTGGCTATCTGCGCTTACGTGCATTTCGCCAGGCGTTGGAGAACTATGGCCTTGTGGCTTCTGATGAATGGCTGTTGACCGGCGACTTGACCCAGCGCAGCGGGCATCAACTGGGCCAGCATGTGCTGGATATGCCAAGACGACCGACGGCCATCATTGCCGCCAATGATTTGATGGCTCTGGGCGCCATGGCGGCTGCTCAGCAACGGGGATTGCAGGTCGGAAGCGACCTTTCTATCGTCGGTTTCGACGATATTCCTCCGGCAGAGCATGCTCATCCCTCGTTGACCACGGTGCACCAACCTATTTACCAGATTGCTACCCGCATTACCGCCATGTTGATCCAGATTCTCAACGGAGAAGACCTGGAAGAAAGGCAGGTGTTGCTGGCGCCCAAATTCGTCATCCGCCAATCGACGGGATCGATGGTGCCTGCATTTGCGTGA
- a CDS encoding peptidoglycan bridge formation glycyltransferase FemA/FemB family protein — MNPRIVVERADWNRALLSLPAPHLLQTWQWGESKAQTGWSAHRILWQQDEQPRAAASLLVRQATTLPLKVAYVPKGPILDWSDASLADQVLADLQREARRLRVLFIKIDPDVSPESPEGRRLLKSLATRGWRFSNEQIQFRNTALVDLRPGEDELLAAMKSKWRYNIRLAERRGVEIRRGNLDDLSTFYSLYAETGQRDGFIVRPYEYYAHTWRTFLAPQDDDSPSAFLLLAEVDGDPIAGLMLFSFGEMAWYMYGASSSRHRKLMPNHRLQWEAMRLARQQGCRVYDLWGAPDQLDETDPMWGVWRFKQGFGAQFSPHIGAWDYPVSSPLYRTYTVLMPKILDRMRGRHRTSTAVR, encoded by the coding sequence ATGAATCCAAGGATCGTTGTCGAAAGAGCTGACTGGAATCGGGCGCTGTTGTCGCTTCCGGCACCGCATCTGTTGCAGACATGGCAATGGGGAGAATCAAAGGCTCAGACTGGCTGGTCGGCCCACCGGATTCTCTGGCAGCAGGACGAGCAGCCGCGCGCGGCTGCCAGCCTGCTGGTGCGTCAGGCTACCACGTTGCCTCTCAAGGTAGCCTATGTGCCTAAAGGCCCTATTCTGGATTGGTCCGATGCATCTCTGGCGGATCAGGTGCTTGCCGATTTGCAGAGAGAGGCCCGCCGCCTTCGGGTGCTGTTCATCAAAATCGATCCCGATGTATCCCCGGAATCCCCCGAAGGTCGAAGACTTCTGAAATCGTTGGCGACCCGGGGATGGCGGTTTTCCAATGAGCAGATCCAGTTTCGCAATACAGCCCTCGTCGACCTGCGGCCTGGTGAGGATGAGCTGCTGGCTGCGATGAAGTCCAAATGGCGCTACAACATTCGTTTGGCGGAACGGCGCGGCGTGGAAATCAGACGGGGTAACCTGGACGATCTGAGTACCTTTTATTCACTGTACGCGGAAACGGGCCAGCGCGATGGCTTCATTGTGCGCCCCTACGAATATTATGCCCACACGTGGCGCACTTTTTTGGCCCCGCAAGATGACGACTCGCCATCGGCCTTTCTGCTACTGGCTGAAGTGGACGGAGATCCTATCGCCGGATTGATGCTGTTTTCTTTTGGTGAGATGGCATGGTACATGTACGGCGCCTCCAGTAGTCGCCATCGCAAGTTGATGCCCAATCATCGGCTGCAGTGGGAAGCGATGCGCCTGGCCCGGCAGCAGGGCTGTAGAGTCTACGATCTCTGGGGAGCGCCGGACCAGCTTGATGAGACCGATCCCATGTGGGGAGTGTGGCGCTTCAAGCAGGGTTTCGGTGCTCAGTTTTCACCTCACATTGGCGCCTGGGATTATCCGGTGTCCTCACCCCTCTATCGAACATACACGGTGTTGATGCCCAAAATCCTCGACCGAATGCGCGGTCGCCATCGTACATCGACGGCGGTCAGGTAA
- a CDS encoding sugar ABC transporter permease produces MSEAVALEGGGVARAPKRGQFSWKAATPYLLIAPVIIYYIFFWLRPVVELVIGSFTAVEGGFTLQNFGLVLQDPTFWPAVRNTTIIVVFSVALEFVVAFLLALLINEKFPGASAFLFVAMLPMALPAMAVAAMWQTGLTSHGWINSLLYYMGFLEEGQKIYFLTGSDLKNLFLIIFVDAWTVIPSVMIILLAGLQNLPEEAKEAGYVFGGTWWTVLRKIIVPMVKPTIQTAVILRLIAAIQIWLIIVMLFGFNRLPVLVERIVYYTDEVPGLYNSYQMAASYTIVVSLVVSIAAIAFLQVTGAFRKQAEDV; encoded by the coding sequence ATGTCTGAAGCTGTAGCCCTCGAGGGTGGTGGTGTCGCCAGGGCACCGAAGCGCGGACAATTTTCATGGAAGGCTGCCACACCCTACCTGCTGATTGCCCCTGTCATCATTTACTACATCTTTTTCTGGTTGCGGCCTGTTGTAGAGTTGGTAATCGGCAGCTTTACGGCGGTCGAAGGGGGATTTACCCTTCAAAACTTTGGCCTGGTTCTTCAGGACCCCACTTTTTGGCCCGCTGTGCGCAATACGACGATCATCGTGGTCTTCTCCGTTGCGCTGGAATTCGTTGTGGCCTTTCTATTGGCCTTGCTCATCAATGAGAAGTTTCCGGGGGCCAGCGCGTTCCTTTTTGTCGCCATGTTGCCCATGGCGCTGCCTGCCATGGCCGTAGCTGCCATGTGGCAGACAGGACTTACATCCCACGGCTGGATCAACAGCCTGCTCTACTATATGGGCTTTCTCGAGGAGGGGCAGAAGATATACTTCCTCACCGGCTCTGATCTCAAGAACCTGTTTTTGATCATCTTTGTGGACGCATGGACCGTCATCCCTTCCGTCATGATCATTTTGCTGGCGGGATTGCAGAATCTGCCCGAGGAAGCTAAGGAGGCTGGCTATGTCTTCGGTGGCACCTGGTGGACAGTGCTCAGGAAGATTATAGTTCCCATGGTCAAGCCGACGATTCAGACCGCCGTCATTTTGCGGCTGATTGCAGCCATTCAGATTTGGCTCATTATCGTCATGCTCTTTGGCTTCAACCGGCTGCCGGTGTTGGTTGAGCGAATCGTCTACTACACTGATGAAGTGCCCGGGCTATACAATTCATACCAGATGGCCGCGTCCTATACTATCGTCGTCTCGCTGGTTGTCTCAATCGCTGCTATTGCGTTTTTACAGGTCACTGGTGCCTTCAGAAAACAGGCGGAGGACGTTTAA
- a CDS encoding exonuclease domain-containing protein, producing the protein MSTISPADYLGNVTFCVVDVETTGLSVNSGHRICEIAMLRYRGGEVLGTFETLVNPQRSISAGASSVNNLTDWHVASAPVFSQVAERVNEMMSDAVLVAHNAPFDLDFLANEWRRLRRPPRRGFAVDTLALARRMYAFRSNRLGAVAQSLRVRVDRQHRAMGDVWTNLRVLEVMLADLNREDVVILADLLDAQGGNVPWPERELLELPPTLELAMAEGRRLWLRYRSQSGLISERWVEPLDVVGDERVSYLAAYCTLRGEERNFRMDRILAMRLDDEEVSGD; encoded by the coding sequence ATGAGTACTATCTCACCTGCGGACTATTTGGGAAATGTGACCTTCTGTGTGGTCGACGTGGAAACCACCGGCTTGAGTGTCAACAGCGGTCATCGGATTTGTGAAATCGCCATGCTTCGCTATCGCGGCGGAGAGGTTCTGGGGACATTCGAAACGCTGGTAAACCCGCAGCGCTCAATATCAGCGGGCGCATCGTCGGTCAATAACCTCACCGATTGGCACGTGGCCAGCGCACCGGTTTTCTCGCAGGTCGCAGAACGGGTCAACGAGATGATGTCGGATGCTGTACTGGTGGCACATAATGCGCCATTCGACCTGGACTTTCTGGCAAATGAATGGAGGCGTCTGCGCCGGCCACCACGAAGAGGTTTTGCCGTGGATACGCTGGCGCTGGCAAGGCGGATGTACGCATTTCGCAGCAACAGACTGGGCGCGGTAGCCCAATCTCTGCGGGTACGGGTCGACCGGCAACACCGGGCCATGGGCGATGTGTGGACGAACCTTCGGGTGCTGGAGGTCATGCTGGCCGATCTCAACCGTGAGGATGTCGTTATCCTGGCGGACTTACTGGATGCCCAGGGAGGCAATGTGCCGTGGCCCGAACGAGAACTGCTGGAACTGCCACCGACTCTCGAACTTGCCATGGCCGAAGGGCGTCGCCTTTGGCTACGTTACCGCAGTCAATCGGGCCTGATAAGTGAGCGCTGGGTTGAGCCGCTGGACGTGGTTGGAGATGAGCGGGTTTCCTATCTGGCGGCCTACTGCACGCTTCGTGGCGAAGAACGGAATTTTCGCATGGATCGTATCCTGGCTATGCGCCTTGACGACGAAGAGGTTTCCGGCGATTAA
- a CDS encoding DMT family transporter, whose protein sequence is MGELAALATSLFWSVTSVQFTLAGQRVGSPVVNRVRLVLGLLFLSLAHFLIYGRLWPLDAASYRWVWLGLSGIVGLVLGDASLFQSFVLIGPRRSMLVMTLVPVISAALAWVFLGEVLSGIELFAIALTVGGVAWVVSQRTAAAGYTTFPGDRDRRIYTLGLLLALGGALGQAVGLVLAKRGLAGEFPALSATIMRMLVATIVIWLLAVLQRKAVKTLRSLKDRRALFLIAGGAFTGPFLGVWGSMIAVQAANVGIASTLMSLPPILLIPIGHLVFGEQITPRAVAGTLVALAGITLIFLT, encoded by the coding sequence ATGGGTGAACTGGCAGCCCTGGCAACTTCCCTTTTCTGGTCTGTCACCTCCGTCCAGTTCACACTGGCGGGCCAGCGAGTAGGCTCACCGGTCGTCAACCGCGTGAGGCTGGTGCTGGGCTTGCTCTTTTTGTCGCTTGCTCATTTCCTGATCTATGGCCGGCTCTGGCCGCTGGATGCAGCCAGCTACAGGTGGGTGTGGCTGGGATTGTCGGGCATCGTCGGTCTGGTGCTGGGGGACGCAAGCCTGTTTCAATCCTTTGTCCTCATTGGTCCCCGTCGCTCGATGCTCGTGATGACCCTGGTTCCCGTTATTTCTGCTGCTCTGGCATGGGTCTTTTTGGGTGAGGTTCTCAGTGGCATCGAGCTATTCGCGATTGCCTTGACCGTCGGCGGGGTCGCGTGGGTGGTGTCTCAACGCACGGCTGCCGCCGGTTACACTACATTCCCCGGGGATCGAGACCGGCGAATCTACACCCTGGGGCTTCTTCTGGCCCTGGGAGGTGCCCTTGGTCAGGCCGTGGGCCTGGTGTTGGCCAAGCGGGGCCTGGCGGGCGAGTTTCCAGCGCTCTCGGCCACCATCATGCGCATGTTGGTGGCAACGATCGTTATCTGGCTGCTTGCTGTTTTACAACGAAAGGCAGTGAAGACCTTGCGATCTCTTAAGGATCGTCGAGCCCTTTTTCTCATTGCAGGTGGCGCGTTCACCGGCCCGTTTTTGGGCGTCTGGGGTTCGATGATCGCAGTGCAGGCGGCCAACGTGGGTATCGCTTCGACCTTGATGTCATTGCCGCCGATCCTTCTTATTCCCATCGGGCATCTGGTCTTCGGTGAGCAGATTACGCCGCGTGCCGTAGCTGGAACGCTGGTGGCGCTGGCTGGAATCACCTTGATCTTCCTGACATAG
- a CDS encoding ABC transporter ATP-binding protein, whose product MAELNLINVTKRFGDIVAVNDLTLDVYDGEFLVLLGPSGCGKTTAMRMVAGLEEVTAGSITIDGQDITDLPPRKRNISMIFQNYAVWPHMTVYENIAYALKLKKMDKETIDQVVNDVAGMTNISELLERYPSQLSGGQQQRVAVARAIAVKPKVFLMDEPLSNLDAKLRGTMRTELKAIHTKTEATTVFVTHDQSEAMSMADRIVIMKNGGIVQIGAPDEVYENSADIFVAGFIGTPPTNFLDVDLKRTNGELHLANPYFDIVATPNQAQLLKDHGKKSVVMGIRPENIYIVPEKDSMMTTECLVAEPQGSHQIVAVEFGDTLVKIVAPPRPKIANGEVIHLAFDEETTHFFDIDTTMRI is encoded by the coding sequence GTGGCGGAACTAAACCTGATCAACGTAACAAAACGCTTTGGCGATATCGTCGCCGTCAATGATCTGACGCTGGATGTCTACGATGGCGAGTTCCTGGTGCTGCTGGGGCCATCGGGCTGCGGCAAGACCACAGCTATGCGCATGGTGGCCGGTCTGGAGGAAGTGACCGCGGGCTCGATCACCATCGACGGCCAGGATATCACAGATCTTCCCCCACGCAAGCGCAATATCAGCATGATCTTCCAGAACTACGCGGTCTGGCCCCACATGACGGTCTACGAAAACATCGCGTACGCCCTCAAGTTGAAAAAGATGGACAAGGAGACGATCGATCAGGTCGTCAATGATGTGGCGGGCATGACCAATATCAGCGAACTCCTGGAAAGGTATCCCTCCCAGTTGTCGGGGGGGCAGCAGCAACGTGTTGCTGTTGCGAGAGCCATTGCTGTCAAGCCAAAGGTCTTTCTGATGGATGAGCCTCTCTCCAACCTGGACGCGAAGCTGCGCGGTACGATGCGAACAGAGCTGAAGGCAATTCATACCAAGACCGAAGCCACCACCGTCTTTGTGACCCATGACCAGTCGGAAGCCATGAGCATGGCCGATCGAATCGTTATCATGAAAAATGGCGGGATTGTCCAGATTGGCGCTCCGGATGAAGTCTACGAAAACAGTGCCGACATCTTCGTAGCAGGCTTCATCGGCACCCCTCCAACCAATTTCCTGGATGTCGACCTCAAGCGGACCAACGGCGAATTGCACCTGGCGAATCCCTACTTCGACATCGTTGCCACACCAAACCAAGCCCAATTGTTGAAGGACCACGGCAAGAAGTCGGTGGTTATGGGCATCAGGCCGGAGAATATCTATATCGTTCCCGAAAAGGACTCGATGATGACCACCGAGTGCCTGGTGGCCGAACCCCAGGGGTCACACCAGATTGTGGCGGTCGAGTTCGGCGATACACTGGTGAAGATCGTCGCGCCTCCCCGTCCCAAGATCGCAAACGGTGAGGTTATCCACCTGGCATTCGACGAGGAGACCACCCACTTCTTCGACATCGATACCACGATGCGGATCTGA
- a CDS encoding class I SAM-dependent methyltransferase, protein MEQLVSTHWQDYALLDSGNGRKLERFGPYVLSRPEARATWTPALPSADWNNAHAEFREKGKEKGHWQIRRSMEPSWEITYRALRFRLQIDRSRQIGVFPENATHWDWIARRIANAEQQTHVLNLFGYTGLATLVAARAGARVTHVDASKRAVNWARENQRLSGLQDRSVRWIVDDALKYVGREARRGVHYDGIVLDPPAFGRGPGGEVWRFEKLFPELCEACRSVLGLAPKFVVATVYTRGMKIEQITDAVAAMVAGFGGQLNAGTLITREQSGGRNLANALFVRWWV, encoded by the coding sequence ATGGAACAACTGGTCTCCACTCATTGGCAGGATTACGCTCTGCTGGACAGCGGCAACGGGCGCAAACTGGAGCGCTTCGGTCCCTACGTCCTGAGTCGTCCCGAGGCGCGGGCAACCTGGACACCCGCGCTGCCCAGCGCCGACTGGAATAACGCGCACGCGGAGTTTCGCGAAAAGGGCAAAGAGAAAGGGCATTGGCAGATTCGTCGCTCCATGGAGCCATCCTGGGAAATCACCTACCGTGCCCTGCGCTTCCGGCTACAGATCGATAGATCGCGCCAGATCGGCGTCTTCCCGGAAAACGCCACCCATTGGGACTGGATTGCCCGGCGGATCGCCAACGCAGAGCAGCAAACGCACGTCTTGAACCTGTTTGGCTATACCGGTCTGGCGACTTTGGTGGCTGCCAGAGCTGGGGCGCGGGTGACTCATGTGGATGCCAGTAAACGGGCGGTTAACTGGGCCCGCGAGAATCAACGCTTATCCGGATTGCAGGACAGGTCGGTGCGATGGATCGTCGACGACGCCTTAAAATATGTTGGCCGGGAGGCGCGGCGGGGTGTGCACTACGATGGCATTGTACTGGATCCGCCTGCCTTTGGGCGGGGTCCGGGCGGTGAGGTTTGGCGCTTCGAGAAACTGTTCCCGGAGCTGTGCGAGGCATGTCGCTCTGTGCTGGGGCTGGCGCCGAAGTTCGTCGTCGCCACAGTTTACACGCGGGGGATGAAGATCGAGCAGATCACCGACGCGGTTGCCGCAATGGTTGCAGGCTTTGGGGGACAACTCAACGCAGGCACGTTGATTACCCGGGAACAGAGCGGGGGACGAAACCTGGCCAACGCGTTATTTGTGCGCTGGTGGGTGTGA